In the Sediminibacter sp. Hel_I_10 genome, one interval contains:
- the gldK gene encoding gliding motility lipoprotein GldK, translating to MNFKKFALLTAVLALMVSCNSGDRGQLVGVKGKQWHPEKPYGMTLVPGGAFIMGKSDDDLPGVQDAPTRTVTVRAFYMDETEITNSEYRQFVEWVRDSTLRMKLAILADDIGETPGNGGIGEFAFNDADPENMTVYEQYMYDNYSGLGPTGYEGRKLNHDVDLIFDTSEYPDEYYAEVMDTMYLPIEESYNGQRTWDVDKFKFQYTYMDIKKAAKDRNLKRSDVLITEEVKVYPDTTAWIRDFSYSYNEPMHNDYFWHDAYGDYPVVGVSWKQANAFCQWRTLYHNAYRKSRGVHNVNQYRLPSEAEWEYAARGGLQGATFPWGGPYAKNDRGCFMANFKPLRGDYAADAALYTVEADAYEPNDFNLYNMAGNVSEWVQGSYDAASYEYMASFNPTVNDPDNERKVVRGGSWKDVAYFLQVSSRDYEYADSARSYIGFRTVQDYLGTEVTQNAATN from the coding sequence ATGAATTTCAAAAAGTTTGCTTTATTAACAGCTGTATTGGCGCTTATGGTCAGCTGTAACTCTGGTGACAGAGGACAGTTAGTAGGAGTCAAAGGAAAGCAATGGCATCCCGAAAAACCATACGGTATGACACTTGTACCTGGTGGTGCTTTTATCATGGGAAAATCCGATGATGACCTTCCTGGTGTGCAAGATGCTCCAACAAGAACGGTAACCGTTAGAGCCTTTTATATGGACGAAACGGAAATTACAAACAGCGAGTACCGTCAGTTTGTAGAATGGGTTCGTGACTCAACGTTAAGAATGAAATTAGCCATTCTTGCTGATGATATTGGTGAGACCCCTGGTAATGGTGGTATTGGTGAATTTGCATTTAATGATGCAGATCCAGAGAACATGACCGTTTACGAGCAATACATGTACGATAACTATAGCGGTTTAGGCCCAACAGGTTATGAAGGTAGAAAATTGAACCACGATGTGGATTTGATTTTTGACACTTCTGAATATCCTGATGAGTATTATGCTGAAGTTATGGACACCATGTATTTGCCTATAGAAGAATCTTACAACGGGCAACGTACTTGGGATGTAGATAAATTCAAGTTCCAATACACATACATGGATATCAAAAAAGCAGCGAAAGATAGAAATTTAAAGAGGAGTGATGTGTTAATCACCGAGGAAGTAAAGGTGTATCCTGATACTACGGCTTGGATTCGTGACTTTTCATATTCTTACAATGAGCCTATGCACAATGATTATTTTTGGCATGATGCTTATGGGGATTATCCTGTAGTTGGTGTCTCTTGGAAACAAGCAAACGCATTTTGTCAATGGAGAACATTATACCATAATGCTTATAGAAAATCAAGAGGGGTTCACAACGTCAATCAATACCGTTTACCATCAGAAGCTGAGTGGGAGTATGCTGCAAGAGGTGGTTTGCAAGGCGCAACTTTTCCATGGGGAGGGCCTTATGCTAAAAACGACCGCGGATGTTTTATGGCAAACTTTAAGCCTTTACGTGGTGACTATGCGGCAGATGCAGCTTTGTACACTGTAGAAGCTGATGCTTACGAGCCAAATGATTTTAATCTTTATAATATGGCAGGTAATGTGTCTGAATGGGTGCAAGGATCTTATGATGCGGCATCTTATGAATACATGGCCTCTTTTAATCCAACTGTAAATGATCCAGATAACGAGCGTAAAGTTGTTCGTGGAGGATCTTGGAAAGATGTTGCTTATTTCCTTCAAGTAAGTTCAAGAGACTATGAGTACGCTGACTCAGCAAGAAGCTATATCGGTTTTAGAACTGTTCAGGACTATTTGGGAACAGAAGTTACCCAAAACGCAGCAACTAATTAA
- a CDS encoding FAD-binding oxidoreductase, with amino-acid sequence MTEVDYIVVGCGLAGVAFCEQLRKADQSFVVFDDDSQKSSSVAAGIYNPVVLKRFTQVWKAKAQLELAMPYYHDLENLLEVKLNHKLNVYRKFASIEEQNEWFVASDKPVLCDFMHSEILKNDQKELIAPYGFGKVLHSGRIDTRLLMERYRLFLKSTHRLKEERFQYDLLSPVNHGVVYASIKAKHIVFTEGFGLKENPLLPNSPIVGLKGEMLIVKAPTLKLEVILKSSVFVVPLGEDLYWVGATYEHQDKTHNISEAAKVQLVLKLKTLLNCEFEVVQQVAGIRPTTKDRRPLVGSHPSMANVYILNGMGTRGVMISPYVAQQLYDHIEYQTDLDTEINLKRFKAFR; translated from the coding sequence ATGACTGAGGTAGATTATATTGTTGTAGGTTGTGGATTAGCCGGTGTTGCTTTTTGCGAGCAGTTGAGAAAGGCTGATCAATCATTTGTGGTTTTTGATGATGATTCTCAAAAATCCTCTAGTGTTGCAGCAGGTATTTATAATCCAGTGGTCTTAAAACGTTTTACTCAAGTTTGGAAAGCGAAAGCGCAATTGGAATTGGCGATGCCGTATTATCACGATTTAGAAAACCTCCTCGAGGTGAAGTTGAATCACAAGCTCAATGTCTACCGAAAGTTTGCTTCAATAGAAGAGCAAAACGAATGGTTTGTGGCTTCTGATAAGCCTGTGCTATGCGATTTTATGCATTCGGAAATTTTAAAAAACGATCAGAAAGAACTTATTGCTCCATATGGTTTTGGTAAAGTGTTACACTCAGGCAGAATTGATACTAGATTGTTGATGGAGCGCTATCGGTTATTTCTAAAATCAACGCATCGATTAAAGGAAGAGCGGTTTCAATATGATTTACTGAGTCCGGTTAATCACGGCGTCGTATATGCTTCAATTAAAGCAAAGCACATTGTATTTACAGAGGGTTTTGGCTTAAAAGAGAATCCATTGCTGCCTAATAGTCCTATAGTTGGGCTTAAGGGCGAGATGTTGATTGTTAAAGCTCCAACGCTCAAATTGGAGGTTATTTTAAAATCATCTGTTTTTGTTGTGCCTTTGGGAGAAGATCTTTATTGGGTTGGTGCAACATATGAACATCAGGATAAAACTCATAACATTTCCGAAGCAGCTAAAGTACAATTGGTTTTAAAACTAAAGACGTTACTTAATTGTGAGTTTGAAGTGGTGCAACAAGTTGCAGGTATTAGACCAACAACAAAAGACAGACGCCCGCTAGTTGGAAGTCATCCGAGTATGGCAAATGTCTATATACTTAACGGTATGGGTACTCGAGGAGTGATGATTTCACCATACGTTGCACAACAACTTTATGATCATATTGAATATCAAACAGATCTTGATACGGAGATCAATCTTAAGCGGTTTAAAGCCTTCCGCTAA
- a CDS encoding DUF983 domain-containing protein, translated as MMFKGTKIYSIFTGTCPRCQEESMYKTKNPYVLTDVLKINDTCSKCGLRYRLEPSFFYGSMYVSYGVGIAFAVAAFVISHFMFQASLLYSFFAIIVTMIAFGPIIMRISRNIWINMFIGYDKEAIKKFSSKK; from the coding sequence ATCATGTTTAAAGGCACTAAGATCTATAGTATTTTTACGGGAACTTGCCCAAGATGCCAAGAGGAATCTATGTATAAAACCAAGAACCCTTACGTCCTTACCGATGTACTAAAAATTAACGATACCTGTTCTAAATGTGGACTTCGCTATCGGCTTGAACCTTCCTTTTTTTACGGCTCCATGTATGTCAGTTATGGCGTAGGCATAGCTTTTGCTGTAGCCGCTTTTGTCATAAGCCATTTTATGTTTCAAGCGTCTCTTCTCTATTCTTTTTTTGCAATTATTGTGACTATGATTGCCTTTGGACCTATAATCATGAGAATCTCTCGTAACATCTGGATCAATATGTTTATTGGTTACGATAAAGAAGCCATCAAGAAATTTAGTTCTAAAAAATAA
- the gldN gene encoding gliding motility protein GldN, protein MNYKFLLSIVASVGLTFGVLAQANILNANTPQEVGVKTEAQLALDNDKPLEYGYVDDRDILFSKMTWEKVVLDERVNFPLYFPVDTNNIGKNRRSLYHVLIKAVKEGKIENVYNDSYFSSKRTQKEIQDITTKVDTLDIGYDQLNADGFVSPEYITTTNIEAFHISAYLIKGLWYFDKRHGELKYRILGIAPAAPDVNFLDSDDESMKTPNALFWVFFPEARQVLHEAKAFNNKNSAAPLSFDHLLNSRRFNGYMYKEENVYGDREVKEYIADNALMQLLESDRIKDKIRNFEQDMWNY, encoded by the coding sequence ATGAATTATAAATTTTTATTATCAATCGTTGCTAGTGTGGGGCTTACCTTTGGTGTGCTCGCTCAGGCAAATATTTTGAATGCCAATACGCCTCAAGAAGTAGGTGTTAAAACTGAAGCTCAGTTGGCCTTAGATAATGACAAGCCTTTAGAATACGGTTACGTTGATGATAGAGATATTCTGTTTTCTAAAATGACTTGGGAAAAAGTGGTTTTAGATGAACGTGTCAACTTTCCTTTATACTTTCCTGTAGATACCAATAATATTGGTAAAAACAGACGTTCTTTATATCATGTATTGATTAAAGCGGTAAAAGAAGGAAAAATTGAAAATGTTTATAATGATTCTTATTTTTCATCCAAGAGAACACAAAAGGAGATTCAAGACATTACCACTAAAGTAGATACTTTAGATATTGGTTATGATCAATTGAATGCTGATGGTTTTGTTTCACCAGAATACATCACCACCACAAATATTGAAGCATTTCATATTAGTGCTTACCTAATCAAAGGCCTTTGGTATTTTGATAAACGTCATGGTGAGTTAAAATATAGAATTCTTGGTATTGCACCAGCTGCACCAGATGTTAACTTTTTAGATTCGGATGATGAGTCAATGAAAACACCAAATGCATTATTTTGGGTATTTTTTCCAGAAGCAAGACAGGTATTGCATGAAGCAAAAGCATTTAACAACAAAAATAGTGCAGCGCCATTATCTTTTGACCATTTGTTAAATTCAAGACGTTTTAATGGATACATGTATAAAGAAGAAAATGTATATGGAGATCGTGAAGTTAAAGAGTACATCGCAGATAATGCATTGATGCAACTCTTAGAGTCTGATCGTATCAAGGACAAGATTCGTAATTTTGAACAAGATATGTGGAACTACTAA
- the gldL gene encoding gliding motility protein GldL, whose protein sequence is MAQKGKLSTMNMVYGLGAAIVILGALFKIQHWPGGSLILTIGMVVEAIVFTISAFERQQSDLDWSLVYPELAGGATTTKKIVKKEEPKDAEGLLSKKLDNLLREAKIDGELMASLGSSIKNFEGAAKGISPTVDAMAAQKKYSEEMSLAAAQMESLNSLYKVQMDSANRQASINEEAVENATKLKEQMKALASNLSSLNGVYGGMLTAMNKS, encoded by the coding sequence ATGGCACAAAAAGGAAAACTTTCAACAATGAATATGGTCTATGGACTAGGAGCGGCAATCGTAATTCTAGGGGCATTATTTAAAATTCAACACTGGCCAGGAGGTTCGTTGATTTTGACTATAGGTATGGTTGTTGAGGCAATTGTATTTACCATTTCAGCTTTTGAAAGACAACAATCAGATTTAGATTGGTCTTTAGTATATCCAGAATTAGCAGGCGGAGCAACAACAACTAAAAAAATTGTTAAAAAAGAGGAGCCAAAAGATGCAGAAGGTCTTTTATCTAAAAAATTAGATAACCTTTTAAGAGAAGCTAAAATTGACGGTGAGTTAATGGCGAGCTTAGGCTCAAGCATTAAAAACTTTGAAGGTGCTGCTAAAGGAATCAGCCCAACTGTTGATGCAATGGCTGCTCAAAAGAAATATAGCGAAGAAATGTCTTTAGCTGCTGCACAAATGGAATCATTAAACAGTCTTTATAAAGTACAAATGGATAGCGCTAATCGTCAAGCATCTATCAATGAAGAAGCAGTAGAAAACGCAACTAAGCTTAAAGAACAAATGAAAGCTTTAGCATCTAACTTGTCTTCTTTAAATGGAGTTTACGGTGGAATGCTTACTGCAATGAACAAGAGCTAA
- a CDS encoding formimidoylglutamase, with product MSFNFLSPVSDSVLAHNELLSLQTLGKKMKIHSDQNGMPDLDGVQMAIIGVLENRNDVNYMGEDLNFDTIRMSLYALFPGNWNTKLADLGDIRKGASVEDTYFALKTTISVLVEKKIIPIILGGSQDLTYANYRAYDTMAPMINIVNVDSNFDLGDVSVDMKNNSFLGKIILEQPYNLFNYSAIGYQTYFNSQEEIDLMEKLYFEAYRLGEVSNKISLVEPVMRDAHIVTLDLKSVRASEMGAKQKYSPNGFDGKEICAISRYAGISNKVSSFGIYEFKVTKELDATPMLISQIIWYFIEGVNCRIKDDDFSSGNSHQKFNVLIEEDELIFYKSTKSGRWWIEIPFLPNVNNKLKKHTLLPCTHEDYIEASHGKIPERWYKAYKKNSF from the coding sequence ATGAGTTTCAATTTTTTATCACCAGTTTCAGATTCGGTGCTCGCACATAACGAGCTCCTGTCTTTGCAGACGCTTGGTAAAAAAATGAAAATTCACTCAGATCAAAACGGCATGCCAGACTTAGATGGCGTGCAAATGGCAATTATTGGCGTTTTAGAGAACCGTAATGATGTCAACTATATGGGCGAAGATCTTAACTTCGATACCATCAGGATGTCGCTCTATGCGCTCTTCCCAGGAAACTGGAATACAAAACTTGCCGACTTAGGAGATATTCGTAAAGGGGCTTCTGTTGAAGACACCTACTTTGCTTTAAAAACAACGATTTCGGTTTTAGTAGAAAAAAAGATCATTCCTATCATTTTAGGCGGAAGTCAAGATTTGACTTACGCAAATTACCGCGCATACGATACGATGGCGCCAATGATCAATATTGTTAACGTTGATAGCAATTTTGACCTTGGAGATGTCTCTGTAGACATGAAAAACAATAGCTTTTTGGGTAAGATTATCTTAGAGCAGCCTTATAACCTTTTTAATTATTCAGCAATTGGCTATCAAACCTATTTCAATTCGCAAGAAGAGATAGATTTGATGGAAAAGCTCTATTTTGAGGCCTATAGATTAGGCGAGGTCTCCAATAAGATTAGTTTAGTGGAGCCCGTGATGCGAGATGCCCATATTGTGACCTTAGATCTTAAATCGGTTAGAGCTTCAGAGATGGGGGCCAAACAAAAGTATTCGCCTAACGGTTTTGACGGAAAAGAAATTTGTGCTATTTCTAGATATGCAGGAATTAGTAATAAAGTATCTTCCTTTGGTATCTATGAGTTCAAAGTCACCAAAGAGCTTGATGCCACGCCAATGTTGATCTCACAGATTATTTGGTATTTTATTGAAGGCGTTAACTGTAGAATTAAGGACGACGACTTTTCATCAGGAAACTCTCATCAAAAGTTTAATGTGCTTATAGAAGAGGATGAACTTATTTTTTACAAGAGCACAAAATCTGGGCGTTGGTGGATAGAGATCCCTTTTTTACCAAATGTTAATAATAAATTAAAAAAGCATACGTTATTACCATGTACCCATGAAGATTATATTGAGGCAAGTCATGGGAAGATTCCAGAACGCTGGTATAAGGCATATAAAAAGAACAGTTTCTAA
- the gldM gene encoding gliding motility protein GldM: protein MAGGKLSARQKMINLMYLVFIAMIAMNMSKEVLSAFGLMDEKFDEANAVTSDMNEKLLANLETKAEEKPAEFALAADKATQISAVSDDFFKYLAGLKSEIIKKGGYEVDPKTGKLPFQAMDKTDILDEAWFTGDRLTKQGQEVMDKIEGYKSKVKEIIGNDVKYSRAIENFEARFSTQPELNNDGKKIDWLDYHFKGYPAIASYTQLTAMQNDVKVTEANLFNVFLGNTLDEAVSLKNYQAIVIADKSAFFAGEKFQGKVVLGKYANVTPTGLSIGGESINLENAIDSTGAARLDFNVGSVGEQKIEGTFTFLEDGKPLEIPIKGNYVVVPRPNSATISADKMNVVYRGVENPMTISFAGVPDNKVSASGSGLRKGSGMGKYTMVPTSGREVAINVSATLDDGSKVSDKAIFRIKDIPKPAGQIAGQVGTAKLPRNNVEIGKIEAVLEDFDFDLPLTVTGFKLKVEGKPSVTVSGDRLNGAAKSALRSAPRGSTVQIFDIKSRSNGPAIKPANPLMIELTN, encoded by the coding sequence ATGGCAGGAGGAAAATTATCTGCAAGGCAGAAAATGATTAACTTGATGTATTTGGTATTCATTGCGATGATAGCCATGAACATGTCAAAAGAAGTACTATCGGCTTTTGGGCTAATGGACGAAAAGTTCGATGAGGCCAACGCAGTTACGAGTGACATGAACGAAAAGTTACTCGCTAATTTAGAAACCAAAGCAGAAGAAAAACCAGCTGAATTTGCATTAGCAGCAGACAAAGCGACACAAATTAGTGCCGTTTCTGATGACTTCTTCAAATACTTAGCAGGGTTGAAAAGTGAGATCATCAAAAAAGGTGGTTATGAAGTAGATCCTAAAACAGGAAAATTGCCTTTTCAGGCAATGGATAAAACCGATATTTTGGATGAAGCTTGGTTTACAGGTGACCGATTGACAAAACAAGGTCAAGAAGTGATGGATAAAATCGAAGGTTACAAGTCTAAAGTAAAAGAAATTATTGGTAACGACGTTAAGTATTCACGTGCTATAGAGAACTTCGAAGCGCGTTTCAGTACTCAACCAGAGCTTAATAATGACGGTAAAAAAATTGATTGGTTAGATTACCACTTCAAAGGCTATCCGGCAATTGCATCTTACACGCAATTAACGGCTATGCAGAATGATGTGAAAGTAACTGAAGCAAATTTATTCAATGTGTTTTTAGGAAACACACTAGATGAGGCTGTGTCTTTAAAAAATTACCAAGCTATCGTAATTGCTGATAAATCTGCGTTTTTTGCAGGAGAAAAATTCCAAGGTAAAGTGGTATTAGGTAAATACGCGAATGTAACACCTACTGGTCTAAGTATTGGTGGTGAATCAATCAACTTGGAAAATGCAATCGATTCTACAGGGGCAGCTCGTTTAGATTTTAACGTTGGTTCTGTTGGAGAGCAAAAAATTGAAGGGACGTTCACATTTTTAGAAGATGGTAAGCCATTAGAGATTCCCATTAAAGGAAACTATGTGGTAGTGCCAAGACCTAACTCTGCTACAATATCTGCAGACAAAATGAATGTCGTATACCGTGGGGTTGAAAACCCAATGACAATATCTTTCGCTGGAGTTCCTGATAACAAGGTGTCAGCTTCTGGATCTGGTCTTCGTAAAGGTTCAGGAATGGGTAAATATACGATGGTTCCAACTTCAGGAAGAGAAGTGGCTATTAATGTTTCTGCAACGCTTGATGATGGTTCTAAAGTAAGTGACAAAGCCATATTTAGAATCAAGGATATTCCAAAGCCAGCAGGTCAAATCGCAGGTCAAGTTGGAACTGCAAAACTGCCAAGAAATAACGTTGAAATTGGTAAGATTGAGGCTGTATTAGAAGATTTTGACTTTGATTTACCATTAACTGTAACAGGATTTAAGTTGAAAGTAGAAGGTAAGCCATCTGTAACCGTATCTGGAGATCGTTTAAATGGTGCTGCGAAATCTGCATTGAGAAGTGCACCTCGTGGTTCTACTGTTCAAATATTTGATATTAAGTCTAGAAGTAATGGACCTGCAATTAAACCTGCAAACCCATTAATGATTGAATTGACCAACTAA